From Delphinus delphis chromosome X, mDelDel1.2, whole genome shotgun sequence, a single genomic window includes:
- the CSTF2 gene encoding cleavage stimulation factor subunit 2 isoform X1 — MAGLTVRDPAVDRSLRSVFVGNIPYEATEEQLKDIFSEVGPVVSFRLVYDRETGKPKGYGFCEYQDQETALSAMRNLNGREFSGRALRVDNAASEKNKEELKSLGTGAPVIESPYGETISPEDAPESISKAVASLPPEQMFELMKQMKLCVQNSPQEARNMLLQNPQLAYALLQAQVVMRIVDPEIALKILHRQTNIPTLIAGNPQTVHSAGPGSGSNVSMNQQNPQAPQAQSLSGMHVNGAPPLMQASLQAGVAAPGQIPATVTGPGPGSLAPGGGMQAQVGMPGSGPVSMERGQGTLQHSPVGPTGPASIERVQVPMQDPRAAMQRGPLPANVPTPRGLLGDAPNDPRGGTLLSVTGEVEPRGYLGPPHQGPPMHHVPGHDSRGPPPHEMRGGPLAEPRPLMAEPRGPMLDQRGPPLDGRGGRDPRGIDARGMEARAMEARGLDARGLEARAMEARAMEARAMEARAMEARAMEVRGMEARSMDTRGPVPGPRGPIPSGIQGPSPINMGTVGPQGSRQVPVMQGAGMQGASIQGGGQPGGFSPGQNQVTPQDHEKAALIMQVLQLTADQIAMLPPEQRQSILILKEQIQKSTGAP; from the exons ATGGCGGGTTTGACTGTGAGAGACCCTGCGGTGGATCGTTCTCTACGTTCGGTGTTTG TGGGGAACATTCCATATGAGGCTACTGAAGAGCAATTAAAGGACATCTTTTCTGAGGTTGGAcctgttgttagtttcag GTTGGTATATGATAGGGAGACAGGAAAGCCAAAAGGTTATGGCTTCTGTGAATACCAAGACCAGGAGACAGCACTTAGTGCCATGCGAAACCTAAATGGGCGCGAATTCAGTGGGAGAGCACTTCGAGTGGACAATGCTGCCAgcgaaaagaacaaagaagagctGAAGA GCCTTGGCACTGGTGCCCCTGTCATTGAGTCACCTTATGGAGAGACCATCAGTCCTGAGGATGCCCCTGAGTCCATTAGCAAAGCAGTTGCCAGTCTTCCACCAGAGCAGATGTTTGAGCTGATGAAACAAATGAAG CTCTGTGTCCAGAATAGTCCTCAGGAAGCACGGAACATGTTGCTTCAGAACCCTCAACTGGCTTATGCTTTGCTACAAGCCCAGGTAGTGATGAGAATTGTGGATCCAGAAATTGCCTTG aaaattctgcATCGCCAGACAAATATCCCAACACTGATTGCAGGCAACCCTCAGACAGTCCACAGCGCCGGACCTGGCTCAGGATCCAATGTGTCGATGAACCAGCAGAATCCTCAGGCCCCTCAGGCCCAGTCTTTG AGTGGAATGCATGTCAATGGCGCACCTCCTCTGATGCAAGCTTCTCTACAGGCTGGAGTTGCAGCACCAGGGCAGATACCAGCCACTGTAACAGGACCTGGGCCTGGTTCCTTAGCTCCTGGAG GAGGAATGCAGGCCCAGGTTGGAATGCCAGGAAGTGGACCAGTGTCCATGGAGCGGGGACaag GAACCCTACAGCACTCGCCCGTGGGACCCACCGGGCCTGCATCAATTGAGCGAGTCCAAG TGCCGATGCAAGACCCCAGAGCAGCTATGCAGCGTGGGCCCTTGCCTGCCAACGTCCCAACTCCTCGAGGTCTGTTGGGAGATGCTCCAAATGACCCACGCGGAGGCACTTTACTTTCTGTAACTGGAGAGGTAGAGCCTAG AGGTTACCTGGGACCACCTCATCAGGGTCCGCCCATGCACCATGTCCCTGGCCATGACAGCCGTGGCCCACCCCCACATGAGATGCGAGGAGGGCCGTTAGCTGAGCCCAGACCTCTAATGGCAGAGCCAAGAGGACCCATGCTAGATCAGAGGGGTCCACCATTGGATGGCAGAG GTGGAAGAGATCCCCGAGGCATAGATGCACGAGGGATGGAGGCACGAGCCATGGAGGCAAGAGGATTAGATGCTAGAGGATTGGAAGCCCGTGCAATGGAGGCCCGTGCAATGGAGGCTCGTGCAATGGAGGCCCGTGCAATGGAGGCCCGTGCAATGGAAGTCAGAGGAATGGAGGCCAGAAGCATGGATACAAGGGGCCCAGTCCCAGGCCCTAGAGGCCCTATACCTAGTGGAATCCAGGGTCCCAGTCCAATTAACATGGGGACAGTTGGCCCCCAGGGATCCAGACAG GTCCCAGTCATGCAGGGAGCGGGCATGCAAGGAGCGAGCATTCAGGGTGGAGGCCAGCCTGGTGGCTTTAGTCCTGGCCAGAACCAAGTCACTCCGCAGGACCATGAGAAG GCTGCTTTGATCATGCAGGTTCTTCAACTAACTGCAGACCAGATCGCCATGCTGCCTCCTGAGCAGAGGCAGAGtatcctgatcttaaaggaacaAATACAGAAATCTACTGGAGCGCCTTAA
- the CSTF2 gene encoding cleavage stimulation factor subunit 2 isoform X2: protein MAGLTVRDPAVDRSLRSVFVGNIPYEATEEQLKDIFSEVGPVVSFRLVYDRETGKPKGYGFCEYQDQETALSAMRNLNGREFSGRALRVDNAASEKNKEELKSLGTGAPVIESPYGETISPEDAPESISKAVASLPPEQMFELMKQMKLCVQNSPQEARNMLLQNPQLAYALLQAQVVMRIVDPEIALKILHRQTNIPTLIAGNPQTVHSAGPGSGSNVSMNQQNPQAPQAQSLSGMHVNGAPPLMQASLQAGVAAPGQIPATVTGPGPGSLAPGGGMQAQVGMPGSGPVSMERGQVPMQDPRAAMQRGPLPANVPTPRGLLGDAPNDPRGGTLLSVTGEVEPRGYLGPPHQGPPMHHVPGHDSRGPPPHEMRGGPLAEPRPLMAEPRGPMLDQRGPPLDGRGGRDPRGIDARGMEARAMEARGLDARGLEARAMEARAMEARAMEARAMEARAMEVRGMEARSMDTRGPVPGPRGPIPSGIQGPSPINMGTVGPQGSRQVPVMQGAGMQGASIQGGGQPGGFSPGQNQVTPQDHEKAALIMQVLQLTADQIAMLPPEQRQSILILKEQIQKSTGAP from the exons ATGGCGGGTTTGACTGTGAGAGACCCTGCGGTGGATCGTTCTCTACGTTCGGTGTTTG TGGGGAACATTCCATATGAGGCTACTGAAGAGCAATTAAAGGACATCTTTTCTGAGGTTGGAcctgttgttagtttcag GTTGGTATATGATAGGGAGACAGGAAAGCCAAAAGGTTATGGCTTCTGTGAATACCAAGACCAGGAGACAGCACTTAGTGCCATGCGAAACCTAAATGGGCGCGAATTCAGTGGGAGAGCACTTCGAGTGGACAATGCTGCCAgcgaaaagaacaaagaagagctGAAGA GCCTTGGCACTGGTGCCCCTGTCATTGAGTCACCTTATGGAGAGACCATCAGTCCTGAGGATGCCCCTGAGTCCATTAGCAAAGCAGTTGCCAGTCTTCCACCAGAGCAGATGTTTGAGCTGATGAAACAAATGAAG CTCTGTGTCCAGAATAGTCCTCAGGAAGCACGGAACATGTTGCTTCAGAACCCTCAACTGGCTTATGCTTTGCTACAAGCCCAGGTAGTGATGAGAATTGTGGATCCAGAAATTGCCTTG aaaattctgcATCGCCAGACAAATATCCCAACACTGATTGCAGGCAACCCTCAGACAGTCCACAGCGCCGGACCTGGCTCAGGATCCAATGTGTCGATGAACCAGCAGAATCCTCAGGCCCCTCAGGCCCAGTCTTTG AGTGGAATGCATGTCAATGGCGCACCTCCTCTGATGCAAGCTTCTCTACAGGCTGGAGTTGCAGCACCAGGGCAGATACCAGCCACTGTAACAGGACCTGGGCCTGGTTCCTTAGCTCCTGGAG GAGGAATGCAGGCCCAGGTTGGAATGCCAGGAAGTGGACCAGTGTCCATGGAGCGGGGACaag TGCCGATGCAAGACCCCAGAGCAGCTATGCAGCGTGGGCCCTTGCCTGCCAACGTCCCAACTCCTCGAGGTCTGTTGGGAGATGCTCCAAATGACCCACGCGGAGGCACTTTACTTTCTGTAACTGGAGAGGTAGAGCCTAG AGGTTACCTGGGACCACCTCATCAGGGTCCGCCCATGCACCATGTCCCTGGCCATGACAGCCGTGGCCCACCCCCACATGAGATGCGAGGAGGGCCGTTAGCTGAGCCCAGACCTCTAATGGCAGAGCCAAGAGGACCCATGCTAGATCAGAGGGGTCCACCATTGGATGGCAGAG GTGGAAGAGATCCCCGAGGCATAGATGCACGAGGGATGGAGGCACGAGCCATGGAGGCAAGAGGATTAGATGCTAGAGGATTGGAAGCCCGTGCAATGGAGGCCCGTGCAATGGAGGCTCGTGCAATGGAGGCCCGTGCAATGGAGGCCCGTGCAATGGAAGTCAGAGGAATGGAGGCCAGAAGCATGGATACAAGGGGCCCAGTCCCAGGCCCTAGAGGCCCTATACCTAGTGGAATCCAGGGTCCCAGTCCAATTAACATGGGGACAGTTGGCCCCCAGGGATCCAGACAG GTCCCAGTCATGCAGGGAGCGGGCATGCAAGGAGCGAGCATTCAGGGTGGAGGCCAGCCTGGTGGCTTTAGTCCTGGCCAGAACCAAGTCACTCCGCAGGACCATGAGAAG GCTGCTTTGATCATGCAGGTTCTTCAACTAACTGCAGACCAGATCGCCATGCTGCCTCCTGAGCAGAGGCAGAGtatcctgatcttaaaggaacaAATACAGAAATCTACTGGAGCGCCTTAA